The genomic stretch AAAGAGAAAAGATAAACCAAGAAGAGAGAAAAATAAGATATCCAAAGAAGCCCAAGTTAAGCTAAATGATAAAAATGCCAAGTTAAAGTTTATAAGGCTGGTTAATAGCAATTTCTCTAAGGATGATTTAATGATTACCCTTACCTATGAGGACAGATATCTACCTACAGAGAAGCAAGCCAAGAAGGATATAACAAATTATATCAGAAGAATCAAAACATACAGAAGAAAGAACGGTCTACCAACACTGAAATACATATATGTGATAGGGTATGAAGATCCTGAGAAACAGCATGGAAATAAAAAGGTCAGAATACATCACCATATCATTATGAATCAAATGGATAGAGAAGCAGCAGAGGACTTGTTGGTCCTATGTCAAGATTTAGTACAAATTAAAATGAGAAGTTCTGCATGTTAAGCAGCAGGCAGAGACTTAGCCCTCTCATACAGTTTTTCATATTCGTCTGGAGACAAATAATCACAATAGCTGTGTATTCTGACGGTGTTATAAAAGGCTTCAATATATTCAAAAACAAGCTTATATGCATGGTTGTAGTTATGAATACTAAACCGGTTCAACCATTCTCGTTTGATGAGAGAATGGAAAGATTCAATACAGGCATTGTCGTAAGGATAGCCAGTATGAGAATAACTTCGTTGCATATTTACAGTGGCTTCTCGCCAGGCATTAGAAACATACTGGCTACCACGGTCTGAGTGTATAATCAAAGGAAAATCGGTGTCTCGACAAGCTTTTGCTTTATTGATTGTTTCGATAACGGAACACACTTCCATAGTATCAGAAAGAGTCCAGGCAATAATCTTTCTCGCAAATAAGTCCATAACGCAGTTGAGATAGACAAATCCGTCCTGTGTCCAAATGTAAGTGATATCGGTACACCAGACAGCATTAGGGCGTTCTGGATTAAACTGTTCATCAAGAATGTTGTGAAGTTCATCACTGAAATCAGAGTCTCTGGTTGTAGTGGTCCAAGGTCTAATCCACTGAGCTTTGATACCCATTTCACGCATGTATTTACCTACTGTGCGCTGGGCAATGGTTTCCCCAGATTTGCGAAGTTCCTTGGTGATTTTAGGAGCGCCGTAATTCTGTTTTGAACTATCATAAATCTTCTGGATTTCCTTTTTGACAGCCTCTTTACGTTGCTTGGTGGAAGAGACTTTTCGGTTCAGAAAAGCATGATATCCAGAGCGAGACACGCCTAAAAATTTCAGCATTCCGGAAGTAGAGACTCGGCGTTTTGTGACTTTAGATGCCTCTACCTTGGCAGAAACTTCGGTATAGATAGCTTCTGTCAATCTTTCCCCAGAATGCCGATGGCTTTTTTTAACACATCAAGTGCATCCTGAGCGTCACGGAGCTCACGTTTGAGACGAGCGATTTCCTTTTGTTCATCTGATTCGTAGTTACCGGAACCTCTAACGGGAATGTCACCATCATGGTCACGGAACTGAGCCTCCCATTTGGCTAAGGTACTTATACCAATTCCGAGATTCTTGGCACATTCAACCTGTGTAAGATCAGGATGTTCCTTGCGATAGTTGATAGCATCCAACTTGAACTGCTTAGTGTGTTGTTTTGATTTTCTTGGCATAATGAGTTCCTCCTCTTGTTATTATACATTATTTCAAGGGATTGTCTCATTTTGTTTTGTACTAATTAGATGCTAACATCATGTGGGGACGTGGACGTGTAGAAGCCAAAAGGCTGCAACCAGACGAATACGGTCTTGAAGGAATCGCAAGATATATGGTAGCTCAAAAGGGTAAACGGTGGTACTCTTCTAAGAATCTTATTCAGCCCAAAGAATATAAATCAAGAACTAAGATATCAAAGCGTAAGGCTGAGAGAATAGCTTTAAATGAGAATGACCACAAAGAACTCTTTGAAAAGCTCTATAGTGACAAATATAAGTTCCTGGACTGCAAGACTTATATCTCTGATATTACTGGAGGTACATATTTATACTGTCGAATGCGGAAAAAAGACTGATATATTTACTAACAATATGAATAATGAGTATCCCCGGGAATGGGGGGCTATATAGTGCCAGAATGGAGCACAATCAAAAATTTGGAGGAAAACATATGAAAACAGCAGTAAAAATTAATAGTATTCAATCGGATGAATCGGTCTATAGAGATTATATCAAGATGATAGCGAATAGCCTGGATGAATCCAAATTAAAAAGACTTAGTAAGTTAGCACAGTATTTGTGGTTGAGTGAAAATAAATAACTGTTTAGTCGATGCAAGTTATCTTACTATCGGCAGCAGGAATAAGATAAATTATCATTGGACTGCTTATATTTAGTTATCGAAATGTATCAATGAACAATAGCATTATCAGAACATGGCAACTCATTAAATGTGTCAGAATCGGGCACAATCAAAAATTTGGAGGAAAAGTACATGGGAGCAGCTTTAAAAGAACAAAGCATTGATAATATAGATCAACAAGTACAAGAGATAGAATCTTTAGGAGTGCGTTATAAGGGTTCGATTGCTGATATCGTGAGTAAAATACCCAATAATGATATTAGAGCTTTAAGAGCCATATATACGGCTGCAAAACACTTAGTTTAGAAATCATCAAAGAATAGGAGATAAAAGCATGAAAACAGCAGTAAAAGTTAATAGCAATCAGGCTGAGGAAAATTACAAAGTATGCATCAAACGGATTGTAGACAATCTGGATACATCTAAACTAGAAAGACTCTATAACTTAGCAGCATATTTATACATGGGGAAAAAATAGATATCTCAAGGTGCCTGGAAGTATATCAATATATCAATGAAATACATAAGCATAAACTAATAAGGCAAAGGGGTGAAAACATTTAAATTATCAGCTTTTATAGAAGTGTTTGAAAATAATAAAAATAAAGTGGAAGAAGCACTAAAAGAACTTGAATCAAAAGGTTTTATTAATTCTTCTGGGAATATCACCACAGAGAAGGCTATACAACGAACCCAAGGTTTAATTACAGAGTATTTCTACGTTGATGTTACAGCACCAACTAAATTCATTCAATTTGGTCTTGTGAATGAATTTTATGATATCCAAAGAACACTAATAATCAGAGAAAATGGGCAGATCACTTTGATTAAGGATAATTAACAATAATACATATAAATATCTTAGTTGCAGCAGGGAATTAAATCAATTCCAGCCGGCTGGAATAATCGCGCCGGCGCGACTGAGTAAAAGGTGCATTTTTAAGAAAAATATAGAGGTAAATTCATGGAAATGGCAGACATTATAAGAAAACTGTATCACTTAAATAATATAGGTATCATCAAAGTTAATGAACAGATAGACAAGCTTTTAGAGTTAAGTGATTATACTGAAATTGACAAAGAACAAGAAGAGCTTCTTTTATTTGATATAACTCACATGAATGAGTCAATGAAAAATCGAATAGAAGTGACACAAGCTAAAAATGACATGGTAAATGCATATAGGCAGGAACTAGGAGAAATTGAAAGTATTCCCTTTCCAGTAAAGCAAAAAGATATTCTAAGAGTTATACGAGATACAACGGAAAGTCCTTTTGTAGCTCTGGGCAAAGCATATATATGGGGAAGTATCCAAAGTAGTAAAAATACATAGAGCATTGAGCTTATGGTATATAAATCAAAAAATCAAAATAAAGGAGATAACACACATGAACGGAGAAGTTTCAAAGGAAGTCACAGAAAGAGAAAAAGAACAGATGCGAGCAAAAGTAAGAAAGGCAGTTGAACAAGACGGTTTTCTTGCTTTATCAGAATCTAATTTTGACATAATAACTAAAGCAATCAAAGAATTGCATTCTGTTTACCAGGAAAAAGCAAATACTTTTGAAAAAAACATCAATACTCAGGCTTCAAGAATGCAGACTAAGGTTAATGAATTAAAGAATCAATATGCGGATAAAGTCACTGATGCTAATGAGAAAGGAAAGTTAATGGCGCAGGCTATTGCATATGGTGATGAAGAAAAAGCCGGACTATTGGAAAATGAGATAGATCAGTTAAACGAAGAGGCTTTTAAGATTGAGAAAAAGCTTCAGACTTTTGCAGATAGTGCAATTTCCGGGGATAAGAAATTGTACATTGAAGCTTCAGAAGCATATAAGGAGTATACAAGAGGAAAAGAGATTGGAGAAGCTGGCAGACTCGAATTAATGGAAATCATCAAAGAGAAAGAAGAGGAAATAAAGAAGATGCGGGCTCTTATGGTTGGATTAGAACGTATTACCTCTCTTATTCCGAATACACATGAAGGTGCACAACGTGTGAAATTTTATGAGAATATTCATGGCCTAATTGATGTAAAAGGTCATAGAGCCGGAACGGATAACGAAGCAAAGAGAAGATTTGTAGATGGTACTACAGCAGGAATTGAAAATACAATAGCAGGTAGACAGCTTTTAAAAGAATTAGGTGAAGAAGTGCCTGATATCAAAGAACAAGTAATACTTAAGGAAAGACCAAGAGGAGCTATATAAGGAGGTATAAAGGAATGGATTACAGATTATCAAAAGAAGAAATGGCAGCAGCTGCCATGATAGCACAGCCACATAACGGTGCTACCAAAGAAGAGAGGGATAGATTTGAAATTCTTAGAGGGGTAGTGACTGAGGGGGAATTCAAATCAGGAAATCAGAACAAATCCCCACTATCAGTAGAAACACAGAGAATTGCCCAAATGATTGCTATGGCTGGAAAGGGTGAGGGGCAGCAGGAGGAAAGTAGCAGAGAAGAGAAAAATATATGCGGTGGAGTTTGATGGTGTTATTTGTGAAGACAACTATCCAGAAATAGGAGAACCTATAACAAGTACAATAGAGAAGTTAAAGGAGATCCAGGAGGATGGAGGGCAGCTCATACTTTGGACTTGTAGAAACGGCAAGGAGCTGTCAGATGCAACTAAATGGTGCGAGGGACAAGGACTAACATTCAATAGCATTAACACCAATATAAATGGTGATGAATGCAAGAAGGTCACAGCTGATTATTACATTGATAAAAACAATGCTGATATTACTGATATATAAAGCAGCATAAGAGATATCTTAATACTTAGTAGTATCATGAAAAGATGCAGCCCGGCAGCAGGGGAGTTACTTGTACTGCTGCCAATATCATATAGATCGTAAGAGTGATTTGAAGTAGGCCGTTTCAAAAGGTAGAAATTATCTTATTATAAAGCTGACCAGTCGTAGGAAATCAAAAGGTACTTCCAGAGAGAAAATTTCCCTGCGGTGCTTGCGAGCCCATAATCTATCTAGACGCAAAAAATTTTTTTCGGGTCGTTCGTTCGTTTGAAGAAAAAGAATTTGATAAAAAGAGGTAAAAACAATGCAAATCGACGGATAATTTCAAGTTGAATATGAACAGTTGTTAACGCAGTAAATATATGGGTTCCTCATTGTTTTTTCTCGACGTCGATATTGAGAAAAAAGTGCGTGTTGATTTTGGTTTTAAGTGGATTAAGAAAATGTCAATTTGGCGAACGGAGGTTATAAAACTGTTCGCCAAATGATTTTTTTGAATTTAGTCTATCAAATGATGGGGAAATTATCTTTTTTATCCCGAAAATCGCAATATGAGAGTATAGAGGAATTCAAATATGATAATAAGACAAGCAGAGGGATGCCGGTAGAAAAAAACGCAAAATAAGGCTTTCTTTCCTGCATATTAACATTTTTATGCTGATCTGTGAGAAATGCAAGAGGGAAAAGTATGAGCAATGAAGAACTAATTAAATTAATAAAGCTAGGGATTGATAAAAAGAACAACATGGAGCAGCTCTACATACAGAATCAAGGCATGATATATGCAGTTGTTAAAAGATACCGTTACGCTTGTCAGAGTGACCATAACAACACTTCAATTATAGAAGTCGAAGATTTGATGCATGAAGCTTATTTCGGTCTTTTAAAAGCCGTAGAGAGCTATGATACAGGTCAAGGAGTGCTGTTTATGTCATATGCTCCCTACTGGATAAAAAGAGCAGTAAAAAGATACCTGGAGAATTGCGGACAGGCTGTCCGGGTACCGGTACATAAGCAAGCACAGGTTTATCAATATAACCAGGCAACATCATGTTTTTTGAGAAAGTATAACCGGCAACCTTCTGTTAAGGAGTACGCAACCTGGTTAAGTGTATCAGAAAAAGCAGTGGAGCAGCTGCAACGTTTTATGTTTCAAAGTAAAATTAAGAGTCTGGATATTCCCTTACCTGGAAGTGATAACGTTGAATTAACAATAATCGACACAATAGCAAGTGAAGTAGATATAGAAAACGAGGTTACAGAAAGACTAAGTCGGCAGCAGCTATACTCAGAATTATGGAAGATAGTAAAAGAAGAGTTGAAGGAT from Anaerocolumna sp. AGMB13020 encodes the following:
- a CDS encoding rolling circle replication-associated protein, with product MSKYADYSYLDIYNESVLGARTVEERIEELRVSGKNYRYMVKTIVSGSMIESNIYPVYEKRKDKPRREKNKISKEAQVKLNDKNAKLKFIRLVNSNFSKDDLMITLTYEDRYLPTEKQAKKDITNYIRRIKTYRRKNGLPTLKYIYVIGYEDPEKQHGNKKVRIHHHIIMNQMDREAAEDLLVLCQDLVQIKMRSSAC
- a CDS encoding sigma-70 family RNA polymerase sigma factor; translation: MSNEELIKLIKLGIDKKNNMEQLYIQNQGMIYAVVKRYRYACQSDHNNTSIIEVEDLMHEAYFGLLKAVESYDTGQGVLFMSYAPYWIKRAVKRYLENCGQAVRVPVHKQAQVYQYNQATSCFLRKYNRQPSVKEYATWLSVSEKAVEQLQRFMFQSKIKSLDIPLPGSDNVELTIIDTIASEVDIENEVTERLSRQQLYSELWKIVKEELKDEKALQILKIKYKDGPMSRFSTN
- a CDS encoding transposase; the protein is MPRKSKQHTKQFKLDAINYRKEHPDLTQVECAKNLGIGISTLAKWEAQFRDHDGDIPVRGSGNYESDEQKEIARLKRELRDAQDALDVLKKAIGILGKD
- a CDS encoding IS3 family transposase → MTEAIYTEVSAKVEASKVTKRRVSTSGMLKFLGVSRSGYHAFLNRKVSSTKQRKEAVKKEIQKIYDSSKQNYGAPKITKELRKSGETIAQRTVGKYMREMGIKAQWIRPWTTTTRDSDFSDELHNILDEQFNPERPNAVWCTDITYIWTQDGFVYLNCVMDLFARKIIAWTLSDTMEVCSVIETINKAKACRDTDFPLIIHSDRGSQYVSNAWREATVNMQRSYSHTGYPYDNACIESFHSLIKREWLNRFSIHNYNHAYKLVFEYIEAFYNTVRIHSYCDYLSPDEYEKLYERAKSLPAA